The following are encoded together in the Lysobacter silvisoli genome:
- a CDS encoding PH domain-containing protein produces the protein MSATLPEEPKATPTGAEAEGWQSLPARAWPLFLLGVSISMAVLLGMVGVIVGTLGLGVAAGIAGGGVGALLGGAIGIWIGTKQFHHTHWRLDADGLAVRRGRLWQRETRVPVSRVQHLDLKHGPWQRRRRLATLVVHTAGTRHSEVQVPHLDADDAQRLRDRLGRQIDHDDDA, from the coding sequence ATGAGCGCGACGCTGCCCGAAGAACCGAAGGCGACGCCCACAGGCGCCGAGGCCGAAGGCTGGCAGTCGCTGCCGGCGCGCGCCTGGCCCTTGTTCCTGCTGGGCGTGTCGATCTCGATGGCGGTGCTGCTGGGGATGGTCGGCGTGATCGTCGGCACCCTGGGCCTGGGCGTGGCCGCGGGCATCGCCGGCGGCGGCGTGGGCGCACTGCTGGGCGGCGCGATCGGCATCTGGATCGGCACCAAGCAGTTCCACCACACCCATTGGCGCCTGGACGCGGACGGCCTGGCGGTGCGCCGCGGCCGGCTGTGGCAGCGCGAAACGCGCGTGCCGGTCTCGCGCGTGCAGCACCTGGACCTCAAGCACGGCCCCTGGCAGCGCCGGCGCCGCCTGGCCACCCTGGTGGTGCACACCGCCGGCACCCGCCACAGCGAGGTGCAGGTGCCGCACCTGGACGCGGACGACGCGCAGCGCCTGCGCGACCGCCTGGGCCGGCAGATCGACCACGATGACGACGCCTGA
- a CDS encoding PH domain-containing protein, which produces MTTPEAGADGAGAPTAAEAASAERRLHPMSWLFVLLQQLRQFIVPLIALLVFGRGDRNELWSLLAVGVLVVLSLWQYFTYRYGTTGDSLVVRSGLLERSLRVIPFARIHNVALRQSALHRLFGVAEVRLESAGGAKPEAEMRVLKMADALALEALVRRRGSVEAAASAEPAETTLLTMSVGDVVRLGVVNNRGMFVVGAGVAAFMPYSREVFPNDIMPREVGQFVMSLFGWTHNHHFGPLQYVLGALLLIGAVLAAVRLLSVLLALLQYYGFRLSEHGRRLTVERGLLARWRTSASRRRIQAWTLREGVLHRLLRRRSLEIETAVGETQDQERALRELAPIATPAACEALIEHLLPRAGWRGLDWRALPLASWWRLFVPGLPWLAIITAALCWRFGAWGLLALAWLPWAAFKARQRARRIGYAVNEELVAVREGWWSRHWRFAEIDKLQALQLSRSPVDRRCGTATLWLDTAGAGALAPPLRIRFLPVTEAEALYRRLSAMLAARKLRW; this is translated from the coding sequence ATGACGACGCCTGAAGCCGGCGCCGACGGCGCGGGTGCGCCGACCGCGGCCGAAGCGGCCAGCGCCGAACGCCGCCTGCACCCGATGTCGTGGCTGTTCGTGCTGCTGCAGCAGCTGCGCCAGTTCATCGTGCCGCTGATCGCGCTGCTGGTGTTCGGCCGCGGCGACCGCAACGAACTGTGGTCGCTGCTGGCGGTGGGCGTGCTGGTGGTGCTGTCGCTGTGGCAGTACTTCACGTATCGCTACGGCACCACCGGCGATAGCCTGGTGGTACGCAGCGGCCTGCTCGAACGCAGCCTGCGGGTGATACCGTTCGCGCGCATCCATAACGTGGCGCTGCGCCAGTCGGCGCTGCACCGCCTGTTCGGCGTGGCCGAAGTGCGGTTGGAATCGGCCGGCGGGGCCAAGCCCGAAGCCGAGATGCGCGTGCTCAAGATGGCCGACGCGCTGGCCCTGGAGGCATTGGTGCGCCGGCGCGGCAGCGTGGAAGCGGCGGCCAGCGCCGAGCCGGCGGAAACCACGCTGCTGACCATGTCGGTGGGCGACGTGGTGCGACTGGGCGTGGTCAACAACCGCGGCATGTTCGTGGTCGGCGCCGGCGTGGCGGCGTTCATGCCCTACAGCCGCGAGGTGTTCCCCAACGACATCATGCCGCGCGAAGTCGGCCAGTTCGTGATGTCCTTGTTCGGCTGGACCCACAACCACCACTTCGGCCCGCTGCAGTACGTGCTGGGCGCGCTGCTGCTGATCGGCGCGGTGCTGGCCGCGGTGCGCTTGCTGTCGGTGCTGCTGGCGCTGCTGCAGTACTACGGCTTCCGCCTCAGCGAACACGGCCGCCGCCTGACCGTGGAGCGCGGCCTGCTCGCGCGCTGGCGCACCAGCGCCTCGCGCCGCCGGATCCAGGCCTGGACCCTGCGCGAAGGCGTGCTGCACCGCCTGCTGCGCCGGCGCAGCCTGGAGATCGAAACCGCGGTGGGCGAAACCCAGGACCAGGAACGCGCGCTGCGCGAACTGGCGCCGATCGCCACGCCCGCGGCCTGCGAGGCGCTGATCGAACACCTGCTGCCGCGCGCCGGCTGGCGCGGCCTGGACTGGCGCGCGCTGCCGCTGGCCAGCTGGTGGCGCTTGTTCGTGCCCGGCCTGCCCTGGCTGGCGATCATCACCGCCGCGCTGTGCTGGCGCTTCGGCGCCTGGGGCTTGCTCGCCCTGGCCTGGCTGCCCTGGGCCGCATTCAAGGCGCGCCAGCGCGCGCGCCGCATCGGTTATGCGGTCAACGAGGAGCTGGTGGCGGTGCGCGAGGGCTGGTGGAGCCGCCACTGGCGTTTTGCCGAGATCGACAAACTGCAGGCGCTGCAGCTCAGCCGCAGCCCCGTCGACCGGCGCTGCGGCACGGCCACGCTGTGGCTGGATACGGCGGGCGCGGGCGCGCTGGCGCCGCCGCTGCGGATCAGGTTCTTGCCGGTGACGGAGGCCGAGGCGCTGTATCGGCGATTGTCGGCGATGTTGGCGGCGCGGAAGTTGCGGTGGTGA